GCTTCTACTTCTTTGCTGTTTTCCACCAACAAAGCAATGGTTTTGCGCAGTGAAATTTCTTCTTTCAGGTTAGCGAACGAGCCGTTACCTTCCAGAATGCTACGGATTTCTTCAACTGAACGTTTGTAAGCTTCAGCCATGTTTTTCAGTTCTTCATCAATTTCCGCTTCGGAAACTTCGATGTTTTCTGCTTTAGCCACTTGCTCCAGCACGAGGTTGTTACGTACGCGCTTCTCAGCATCAGCTTTCATTTGCTCTTCCAGGTCTTCCTTGCTTTGACCAGAGAATCCAAGGAACATTTCAAGGTTCATACCTTGGCTACGCAAACGGTTGTCGAAATCGCGAACCATGTTTTGCACTTCGCTCTTCACCATTGCTTCAGGAATGTCGATTGTTGCATTCTCAGCAACCTTCTCTACTACAGCACCCTCGCGAGCTGCTTTAGCTTCGTTTTCCTTACGATCCAACAATTGCTTTTTCAAGTCTTCCTTGAATTCAGCCAGTGTGTCAAATTCGCTTACATCTTTAGCAAATTCATCGTCCAGCTCAGGAAGAACTTTGCGTTTCAGTTCGTGAACTTTCACTTTGAATACCGCTTGTTTGCCAGCGAGGTCAGCAGAATGGTAGTTCTCAGGGAACGTTACTTCAACGTCCTTGGAATCGCCAGTGTGCAAACCAACCACTTGCTCTTCAAAACCAGGGATGAATGTGTTAGATCCCAGTTCCAAAGAATACTTCTCAGCTTGTCCGCCTTCGAATGGTACACCGTCCACGGAACCGTCGAAGTCAATAATAGCTGTATCACCGGATTGAGCAGCATCTTCATCAACGACAACCAGTTCAGCATGACGTTGTTGCAGGCGCTCCAGTTCTTGAGCCAGTTCTTCGTCGCTTACTTCGAGTTTGCTTACAGGCACTTCTACGCCTTTGTAATCGCCCAAAGTCACTTCAGGTTTAACAGTAACCTTTGCTTTGAACTTGAAAGATTCGCCTTTAGCAAATTGATCAATTTCAACGTCAGGGCTGTCAACCGGGAAGATGTCCGTTTGCTCTACAGCTTGGCTGTAAGCTTCTGGCAACAGGATGTCAATTGCATCTTGGTACAGACTTTCAATACCATAGCGTTTTTCAAAGATAGGACGTGGTACTTTACCTTTACGGAATCCTGGTACACTTACTTGTTTTGCCACTTTATTAAAAGCTTTGTCGAGTGCAGCGGCTACACGATCCGCGTCAACCTCAACTTCAAGAACCCCAAGGTTCTTCTCTATTTTCTCCCAAGTTGCTTTCATTTTATGCTTTCCCCTCCAACAAAATCTTCACTTAGTTTTCATTACAATCAACGCACACAAAATAACCACTATAGTATATCTAACATTACTGTCTTTTTCAAGAGCAGCCCTTTGAATGCTTCACAGGTAAACGTTTCCGGTCACTAAGGAGTGTGCATTCCCGCCGCTACGAATAGTCGCATCGACCGATACGCCTGCTCAAAACGGAAGCGCAACGCATCTGTAATACCATATATAGCACGGGTTTCTTCCTCATTATTATTACCGTTCAAACTTTCCGAAACGGTCTGATGGAGTGCTGCAGCCCAAATATCCGGCATTCCGTCCTCTTCCACCAACATGGATCTATAATCATTCGTACCGTATACTGCCATCACAAACTGTGACCACAACTCCTGTGCAAAATAGAATAGTGTAGGCTCGTGCACCTCAGTCTGATCAGCCACCCGTTCCAAAATACGCATAATCGACTCTGGAAAATCACCAGGCTGTAACGGAACCGTTTCAATGTCGATTTCCGCTTGTTCATCACCCCGTCTGATTTCTATCGTCCCTTCCATTCCGCGTCGTCGCATTGTCTGTAGAACACGGAATTGAAGTAAAGGATGGATTTCCCGGTCCGTAATCCAGCGAAGCAAGGCATCGTCGATTTCTGGCAGTTCCAAATAGGACAACTGCTCCAACGCTAAAATCGTCTGTTCGGATAAGGGTTCATCCATAGCCATCCGCAACAGCTTGTTGCCGTAGCCCGCATCCTGCTCCTGCTTAAAGCGTGCATGACGGCGAGCTAACTCTACTTCACTGACCTCTTCTTCCACAGCGTCCGTTACCGCCCCGCTGTCAGCGTACTGTGGAAATGCAGCTTCCAGCCATTGTAATAGAGCGTTCCATTCATCGTATTGCTTCTGCTCCTGTCCCTGACACTGCATTAAAAAACGCAGCATCGCCATCGCCTCTCCGTAACGTTCGTTTTCAAGCATCACAGTAAGTTGGATTTGATAATAGTCCAGTGTCTTCGGAAACAATACAATATTATTTTCTTTTGTCGTCACCTTGGAGTCCTTTATTCAAGGCACCCCCTCTCCTTCACAAGCTCAAGTATTTGTAGATTATATGAGAAACAGTAGCCGAAGTCCAACCACTCGTCTTACACATATTCACCTGTATTCTAACATACCCTTTTATAAGGCAAAAAAAACTACGTCTACTCAGAATTTATGCTGTATAAAGCCTAAATAAGCGATATATGCAAAATAAGACTTGAATTTCTTTTATCCATATGATATATTAATATTCGCTTGAATTTTATGTCCCAGTAGCTCAGCTGGATAGAGCAACGGCCTTCTAAGCCGTCGGTCGGGGGTTCGAATCCCTCCTGGGACGTCATAACAAGAAGCTTCCATAATGGAGGCTTTTTTTGTTCTCATGAGATAACTCACAGGGGAACGTCGGCCCATCGGCATCGTTAGCCTATACTTCGCAGTCAACCATAAGGAGAGTATCTCTCTTGATAAATTACATCAAAAAAAAGCTTCCGCAAGGGAGCTTTTTTTGATGATAAATAATGTAGAAAGAATAGTCTGCCACGCTACTTTAGGCGCTGGTTTCAAGTCACTACTCTTTCAATAAAACGCAGATATTGCTATCATCTATCATGTTACACCATTTTGAAGTAAAGGAGGTTGGCTGACTCCCTTGACTACGAATAAACTCCAAAAGTCGCGGGAAATTCATCGTTTTGTTGCCACTTTGCTTTCTATATTAGGTACTGGATTGGGTATGTTTTATCTCGCCATTCCTTCCTATATGATTGGAGGAGCGGCTCTGATCATCACACAGGGAATTCTGATCTATTTTACATTATTTTCTCTCGGATACCTGCTTATTATTTCGGGACCGCTGGCCATTATTCTCCACATTTTAGGCATTATTTTTACAATACGATCTTTTCAAATTACAAGCAATGTGGGTAGCGCGCCGACAAGTGCATCGTTGCCTTCCAAATGGCGCATGTTGCTCAGTCTCACTGTGGGAGCTACACTTCTACTTCTTGCAGTCACAATGAAATACGTAGATATTATAGAACCTTTTACACAAACAGGTGAAAATAAACGCAACGTAGCCGCAGAATCAGAGCAATATCTGGAGCAGAAATACGGAGAGGACTTTCAAATTCAAAATATTAGCTATCATAGTATTCCCTTCACTGAATATACCATGGAGGCGATCTCTAATCGTCATCCTTCCGTCCTCTTTAACATGACCAAGCGTCCTTATGAGGATGTCCCATTTAGAGAAAAATATCTTAACGCCCTTTGGGAGAGCCAACTGGACATGAAGCTCAAACCTGTTATACAGAAGCTATACAATGATGCAGCCGCTGTTCATTCTGGGGTGCAAGAAGGGGAAACAGATAAAATGATCAAAGAATACGACGATTTTAAACTGAATCCCGAAGCGGTCGGCGATCAATATATTCGTATAATTGTATTCGAGGATCTAACTGACTCAGGATTGTCATTGGAAAAAGAACGGGTATTACAAACTGCAAAAGTTCTCAAAACAGTGTTGGCCGGAAATAAAGCCTCATTAGACATCGAATACTTCCCTTCGGCTATGAATACCAACCGAAACCTTAAGGCAATAGAACTAAACGATTATATGTTTGGTCAGGACCATTTTGATGAAAAGACCTATGAAGTCCAGATAGAAGACATTTATAAGCTTATGTCAACAAAGGATATACAAATCACATCGCTTGACCGCGTGAAGTAGCAAGGAGATTAATCAAATGAAATTAATATCTTGGAATGTAAATGGCTTAAGAGCCTGTGTGACCAAAGGGTTTTATACTTATTTAAAAGAAACGAATGCCGATATTTTTTGCGTACAGGAAACGAAGCTTCAAGAAGGGCAGATCCTCATGGAGAACATGGAGGAATACACACAATACTGGAATTATGCTGAGAAAAAAGGATATTCCGGCACGGCTATTTTCACCAAAATCAAGCCGCTCTCTGTGCATTATGGACTTGAAGAAAATGAAGAACCGGAGGGCCGAACCATCACTTTGGAATTCGAAAAATTTTATCTCGTCAATGTGTACACACCAAATACCAAACGGGACTTATCCCGACTGCCCTACAGACTGGAATGGGAAGACCGTTTTCGCAGCTACCTGCAACAACTGGATGCTTTGAAGCCTGTCATCGTGTGTGGAGACTTGAACGTAGCTCATCAGGAGATCGATCTCAAAAACGCCAAAGCTAACTACGGAAATGCCGGTTTTACGCCTGAGGAACGGGAACGCATGTCACAGCTGCTAGACGCCGGATTTATAGATACCTTCAGAACCTTTTATCCTGACCGGACGGATGTTTATTCCTGGTGGTCCTACATGCCAAAGGTGAGAGAAAGGAATATTGGCTGGCGGATCGATTACTTCCTCGTCTCGGAGAGACTTCGTTCGCTATTGATGGATGCGAACATTGATTGTCATATTACAGGCAGTGACCACTGTCCTGTGATATTGGAGTTGCAAGATATTTCAGCATAAGTCCCCTGCCCTGACACAAGGATTTATGAAACTTTAAAAAGCGGTCATGCTCTGTTATTGCAGCATGACCGCTTTAATGAATGGAGCTATGTCCCCAAATATACCTCGATACGGGAAATCAACCGCTCTCTCACATCTTGTGCCTCTTTATGATCTAATATAGCCTGTCTTATCGTCTTCTTTTCGCCACTAGCGTAATGCAGTACATACTGGGTCACTATGCATTCCGGTGGATAAGTATCCTTGCGATCCGTATTAAAATAAGTCACCTGACAGCTTCCGAGAAAACAGAAAGATAGCTCACCTGTAGCTGTGAACAGCCAGCCTGGCAGCTTGGGCTCCAGCTTCAAGGATAGGCCCCTATGATCATAGCCAAACGGCTGCCCGCCCGTCATCATCCATATCCACATATGAATAAATTCTGCCGTAGATCCGCTCAGCCTCGCGATATATCCCGTTCCATGCAAACTTGCATCAGGATTAGCACTGCTAGCAATAAAGGAGCTGTTCGGTTGGCCGGAAAAAACTCCATGATAGCTCCATTCTTATCCTCCACACCAAAGCTCGCAATTCCTTGTCCACGATTAACATAATACGCCCACAGAGGAATTCCCTGAACACCAGCAATACCGGGTAGAAAACTGGAAAAGGGCTTGGCCTGCGCAAAATTCTCAATCACAAAACGTCCTTGATCGTCAAAATAATACTGCTGCATCGTGCACCCCTTTTCTTTTTAAAACCCGTTATTCGCCATCATTTGCTTGAACCACAGCGCACTTTGTTTGGGTGTCCGTTCCTGCGTATCGTAATTGATGTGTATAATACCAAAACGTTTGCTGTATCCCCAGGCCCATTCGAAGTTATCGAGGAATGACCATACAAAATAGCCCTTAAGCTGACCTCCCTCCCCAATAAAGCGATGGCATGCCTTTAAATGTTCCTCAATGTAATGCTGACGCCCAATGTCTTCAATCTTTCCATTCACCAGTTCGTCCTTCATCGCTGCTCCGTTTTCTGTAATCAGGATGGGTAATCCTCTGGTAAAATCCTTCTCAATCCGTGTCAGCAGCTTATAAAAGGATTCAGGGTGAATCTCCCATCCAATATCCGTTACCGGTTCCTCTATGGAAATCTGCTCGACCTGAAGCAACGAAGCGTCTGTAGTCGCTCGAATGATACTGCGGGCGTAGTAGTTGATGCCCAAAAAATCCCCTGGCTGCTGAATCAGCTCCATATCACCAGGCTGTACAAAATCCAATCCGTTCAAATGCTCCCCGTACCATTCCACCATATCCTCAGGGTATTTCCCGTTAAACAATGGCTCGGCAAACCAACGATTAATAAAGCCATCCCGCCGGACAGCAGCGGCTACATCCTCGGAGTGTTCAGAGGCTGCATCGACATGCTCCATGTTCAGCGTAATACCGATATTGCCCGTCAGGCCCTTTTCCTTGTGTAAGTTCATGGCTATCCCGTGACACATCAGAATATGATGAGCGGCAGCAAGAGCTTCCCTCCAGTTCTCATGGCCGGGGGCATGCTCGCCTGTGCCATAGCCCAAAATAGAGGCGCAGTAGGGCTCATTTATCGTATTCCACCAGCTTATACGCTGTCCAAATCGATCCATGATTACAGAGGCATACGTTTTAAAATGTTGGATAGTCTCTCGCTGCGTCCAGCCACCCTCGTCCTCAATCCATTGCGGCAGATCCCAATGATACAGCGTCAGCATTGGAATTAGCCCAGCCGACTCAATCTCATCCAGCAGACGCTCATAGAAGAGTAGCCCCTGTTCGTTAACCACGCCAGGTGCGGGAATAATGCGCGGCCAGGCCACGGAAAAACGGTAATGTAAAAAGCCAAGTTGCTTCATTAATTGCACGTCTTCCTTAAAGCGGTGAAAATGGTCACAAGCCACATCTCCGCAGTCCCCTCCGATCACCTTCCCGGGTACTTGACAGAAAGTATCCCAAATAGAAGGCGTTCTTCCTTCCTCATCCACGCCACCTTCAATTTGATAAGAAGAGGTCGAAGTTCCCCACATAAACGTGGTGGGGAATGTATAGGTATTCTCATTCATACTTGGTATCATCCTTTCAGGAATCAAGACTTCACAGCTCCGGCTATCTTAGAATAAATGCACTTACCTTTACGAAAGCGGTTTAGTTAATTACAGCTACTATTATGTATCGGATAGCCTGTATTTGTAAATAGAGATTTGTAAATTATCAAATAAAACACAAATCACCGTTATTACTCCTTAAAATATTAGGAGTCATCCTTTATTAGCACGGTTGACTCACTTCTATGAGGTAGCATAGAATACGAGTAATCATTAATTTTGAAAAACAAAGTCAATTTAACTAAATCAGTTTAGTTGCGGAGGATTCCATGAATATAAAAACAATAGCTAGCATGGCAGGCGTTTCAGTAGCAACGGTTTCGAAAATCATTAACAATTACACAGACATCAGTGAGGAAACCCGGCAGCGGGTACTTAAAATCATGGAGGAAACAGGCTATAGACCCTCCTCCTCGGCTAAAACGCTGGCTACCAAAAAATCTAATCTGGTAGGCGTTATATTCGCTGGTAAGCTGAATGTTGATTTTAGTCATCCTTTTTTTGTAGATATCATTAATGTCTTCAAAAAACAGATTGGCTTGCTTGGTTACGATCTGCTGTTTTTTTCAAATGAGAAATTTCTGGATAATGGAGAGGACTATTTGGCACGCTCGAAATATTTTTCAGTGGACGGGTGCATTATTATTGCTGGAGATGAAGTGGAGAAGAGTGTTTTTGATCTCGATGCCAGCCCTATCCCCTGTATCGGTGTCGATATTGAACTAACCGGAGCCAGTTCTTGCTACATTATGTCCGACAATCAGAAGATTTCAATGAAGGTTGTTGAGCACTTTTACATGAATGGATACCGCGACATGGGGTTTATAGGCATTGAACGCCCCTCCTTGGTTATTAAAGAGAGAGAGGAGGCCTTTATTGCTTCACTAAAACGGTTTAGTCTTGATGTTAGACCTGAATGGGTCGTGTATGGTAAGGACTACGCGGCAGAAGATGGATACCAGGTCGCGAAAGCGTGGATACAGCAAGGAAATTTACCAAAAGCTATTTTTGCGGCGACCGACCTGCTTGCCTTTGGTGCCATACGTGCTTTCAAGGAAAGCGGCTTGAGGGTACCCGAGGATATTGCTGTAGTGGGATGTGATGATATAGAAGCCTGTCGTTATACCGAACCTCCACTGACGACTGTAAAACAAGACAAGCAAAAAATAGGCCGTCTAGCTGCTATGGTGCTGTTTGACCTGATGAATAAACAAATGGATACCAAATGTATTAAAGTCGAGCCGGAACTGGTCATTCGTAGTTCCTGCGGAGCCGGCCAACATTGGAACCATACGAAGGTCAAAGGTTAGCTCATGCCTTAAAAAAGATGACTCCTGATAAGATTCAGAAGTCATCTTTTTGCAGTTTAATATTCAGAGACCCAGCGCTTAATCATTACTTGTAGGCCATCGTCGCATTCACAGCCTTTTTCCAGCCTTCATACAAGCCTGCACGTGTTGATTCATCCATATTCGGGGCAAAAGAGGTTTCCACCCTCACCCGCTTACGAAGTTCATCCGTACTCTTCCAATATCCAATAGCCAAACCTGCCAGACATGCAGCCCCCAGTGCCGTCGTCTCATGGATCACTGGCCGCTCCACCGTTGCATCTAAAATATCGCTCTGGAATTGCATCAGAAAATTGTTCAATACAGCTCCTCCATCCACCCGCAGCGTCTTCACCGCAATACCTGAATCGATCTCCATGGCTGTAAGCACATCCTTGGTCTGATAAGCGAGTGACTCCAATGTGGCGCGGATAAAATGCTCCTTCGTGGTCCCTCGTGTCAGGCCGAACATTGCCCCGCGCACCTCGCTATCCCAGTAGGGGCTCCCCAGTCCGACAAAAGCGGGGACAAGATACACTCCTTCCGTAGACGAAACACGAGCGGCATAAGGCTCACTGTCTTTCGCATCACGGAACATACGCAGCCCGTCTCGCAGCCACTGGATCGCCGACCCCGCTACAAACACACTCCCCTCGAGTGCATATTGCACTTTGCCTTCCTCCAGTCCCCAAGCGATGGTCGTAATCAGGCCGTGTTTAGATTCAACAGGCTGATCCCCCGTATTCATTAGCATAAAGCAGCCTGTGCCGTAAGTATTTTTGATCATCCCTTTTTCGTAACATGCCTGACCGAACAAGGCTGCTTGCTGGTCACCTGCTGCACCGGCGATCGGTACATTCTGACCGAAGAAATGATAATCCACGGTGTGCGCATATACCTCAGAAGAAGGTCTTACCTCAGGCAGCATGATTTTCGGAACACCCAGAATGTCCAGCAGCTCTTCGTCCCACTTTAGCTCATAAATGTTGTACATGAGCGTCCTGGCTGCATTCGAGTAGTCCGTCACATGTGCCTTTCCGCCGGATAGTTTCCAGATCAGCCACGAGTCAATCGTACCGAATAACAGGTCACCTCGTTCCGCCTTTTCCCGCGCGCCCTCTACATGGTCCAGAATCCACTTTACTTTAGTGCCTGAAAAATACGGGTCGATCAGCAGCCCTGTTTTGCTGTGAAACAGTTCCTCGTGCCCTTGTCGCTTCAATTCATCACAGATGTCCGAGGTTTGGCGTGATTGCCATACGAGTACATTATATACGGGCACTCCTGTATTTTTGTCCCACACAGCCACCGATTCTCGCTGATTGGTAATGCCGATGGCAGCCACTTGATTTGCTTTTACACCGGATTCGGAAAGACAGGAGGCAATGACTCCGAGAATAGAACTCCAGATTTCATTCGCATTCTGCTCTACCCAGCCGGGATGAGGAAAATATTGCGGAAATTCTCGCTGAGCCGAGTACACTACATCTCCCTCGCTATTGAACAAAATCGCTCTTGAGCTTGTCGTTCCCTGATCTAGTGACAAAATATATTTTCCCATTGTTCATCTCTCCCCGTGTAAATCCATCGTTTTTACGCTATAAGTTTGTGATCCGTTTTATGATTTTTATAAGTACGACTCATACGGAAGGTAATCAAGAGTACAATCACGATGATCCCTAGTAAAATCCAGAAAGCTGGAGTCACACTCCCCTTAAAAACAGCCTGATAAAATGGCCCTGCGAAAGATCCCCCCAATAGCGGTCCTATAATGGGCACCCATGCATATTTCCAGTTGGATGCTCCCTTACCGGGAATCGGTAGTAAATAATGCATCAGACGCGGCCCAAAATCCCTCGCTGGATTGATGGCATAGCCCGTTGTGCCTCCAAGGGATAAACCGATACTGACAACTAAAAAACCAACAATCAGCGGTTTCAGGCCGTCTGTAAATGAATTGGCGCCAAACGACAGTAAAGCAAGAACAAAGATGAAAGTACCTATCATTTCACTAAGCACGTTGGCAAACGGATGATCAATAGCTGGTCCTGTCGCGAATACACTGAGTTTGGCTGCTGTGTCCTCCGTCTCTTTCCAGTGGGGCCAATAATGCAAAACGACGATGATCGCACCCGCCATGGCTCCAAGAAGCTGAGCCACAATATAGCCGGATACATCTTGCCATGGAAAACTACCCTGAAATGCCAACGCGAGTGTAACTGCCGGATTCAAATGCGCTCCGCTGATTTGACCCACTGCATACACCGCAATAGCTACCGCAAGCCCCCAACCCATTCCGACCACAATCCAGCCGGAAGCGTGGGCAAATGACTTTTTCAGGGACACCCCTGCGCACACTCCGCCACCTAGGGCAATAAGAATCATTGTCCCTATGAATTCGGCTGCGTATGGCGACATACAACCTACCTCCTCAATAGATCACCCGATTTTGATCGCTTTCATCGCACAAAAAAAAGAAAAGCCATCACAAATCAACCCTGTGCTGTACCATGGGATGTCTGCGTGGCTCTCTTGTCTCCGTCACGATTATTAACTTAAATTTGATACTATATAAGCATGTAAGCGATGTCAACTGCGGATTTACGTCATTTCATAGCTTAAAATAATCGTTGACCATGTTAGATCCCCCGATTTATGATGTAAAAAAATGGGCACAAGTAAGGATTTCAGGATGAATACGACACTCCCAAACTCGATGAAGAAGGGAAGAATGTTATGCTGAAATTTCTGCAAAAAATCGGCAAGTCGTTAATGCTTCCAGTAGCTACTCTACCCGCCGCAGGGATTTTGCAAGGATTAGCTCTGATTAATTATGAAACGGATATACCGTTTGGTCCCGTAGTTGGCGGATTTCTGAATCATTATGTCACTCCTTTTCTGAACGAGGGGGCGGGGGCTATCTTCGGTAACCTTGCGCTCATTTTCTCCATTGGTGTTGCCATTGGTCTGGCAGGCGACGCAGTAGCCGCATTATCGGCAGTCATTGCCTATATGGTGTTGACCCGTATTTTGGCGGCAGTGCCGGGTATATTTGCATATATTCCAGACGACGTCAAGCTGGACATGGGCGTATTGGGTGGTATTTTTATCGGTGGATGGTCTGCTTTTCTGTTTAAAAAATATCATAATATTCAGCTCCCGGATTGGCTTGGCTTCTTCTCAGGCAAACGTTTTGTCCCCATGATTACCGCCTTCACGACCATGATTCTGGCCATTCTGCTCGGAATGATCTGGAGTCCGGTACAAGATGGGATTGCAGCCTTCGGCAACTGGATTGTCGGGTTTGGCGGAATCGGATCAATGGTATTCATGATTGCCAATCGGCTGCTGATCCCGCTCGGTTTGCATCATGTACTAAACTCAATCGCGTGGTTTCAGATTGGTAACTATACGAATGCAGCTGGCGAAGTTGTTCATGGTGACCTGACCCGTTTCTTTGCAGGCGATAAATCAGCTGGTCTATTCATGTCCGGTTTCTTCCCTATTATGATGTTTGCTCTCCCGGCAGCCGCTCTCGCATTCATCCATACGGCTAAACCGGAAAAACGTAAAGCCGTCGCTTCCATTTTCATCGGTTCTGCGCTGGCATCGTTCCTGACCGGAATTACCGAGCCCCTCGAATTTTCGTTTATGTTCATTGCACCATTGCTTTACGGCGTTCATGCTCTGCTGACAGGCCTGAGCGGCCTGGTCGTATACCTATTGGATGTCAAACTGGGCTTTTCCTTTTCAGCAGGACTCATTGACTATTTGGTCAATATGAAGCTCTCCACTCACCCATTGCGAATGATCCCGGTCGGGCTTGTCTTCGCCCTCATCTATTACTTTCTGTTCCGATTTATCATTCTCAAATTCAACCTAAAAACTCCTGGGCGTGAAGATGATGGAGAAGACAGTCTCCTGTCTGAGGCTAACGAATCTGTACCCAATAAAAAAGCAAACGCTACATCCGACACTCC
The Paenibacillus peoriae DNA segment above includes these coding regions:
- the tig gene encoding trigger factor, which encodes MKATWEKIEKNLGVLEVEVDADRVAAALDKAFNKVAKQVSVPGFRKGKVPRPIFEKRYGIESLYQDAIDILLPEAYSQAVEQTDIFPVDSPDVEIDQFAKGESFKFKAKVTVKPEVTLGDYKGVEVPVSKLEVSDEELAQELERLQQRHAELVVVDEDAAQSGDTAIIDFDGSVDGVPFEGGQAEKYSLELGSNTFIPGFEEQVVGLHTGDSKDVEVTFPENYHSADLAGKQAVFKVKVHELKRKVLPELDDEFAKDVSEFDTLAEFKEDLKKQLLDRKENEAKAAREGAVVEKVAENATIDIPEAMVKSEVQNMVRDFDNRLRSQGMNLEMFLGFSGQSKEDLEEQMKADAEKRVRNNLVLEQVAKAENIEVSEAEIDEELKNMAEAYKRSVEEIRSILEGNGSFANLKEEISLRKTIALLVENSKEVEAPVEAAE
- a CDS encoding exodeoxyribonuclease III, which gives rise to MKLISWNVNGLRACVTKGFYTYLKETNADIFCVQETKLQEGQILMENMEEYTQYWNYAEKKGYSGTAIFTKIKPLSVHYGLEENEEPEGRTITLEFEKFYLVNVYTPNTKRDLSRLPYRLEWEDRFRSYLQQLDALKPVIVCGDLNVAHQEIDLKNAKANYGNAGFTPEERERMSQLLDAGFIDTFRTFYPDRTDVYSWWSYMPKVRERNIGWRIDYFLVSERLRSLLMDANIDCHITGSDHCPVILELQDISA
- a CDS encoding GH1 family beta-glucosidase, coding for MNENTYTFPTTFMWGTSTSSYQIEGGVDEEGRTPSIWDTFCQVPGKVIGGDCGDVACDHFHRFKEDVQLMKQLGFLHYRFSVAWPRIIPAPGVVNEQGLLFYERLLDEIESAGLIPMLTLYHWDLPQWIEDEGGWTQRETIQHFKTYASVIMDRFGQRISWWNTINEPYCASILGYGTGEHAPGHENWREALAAAHHILMCHGIAMNLHKEKGLTGNIGITLNMEHVDAASEHSEDVAAAVRRDGFINRWFAEPLFNGKYPEDMVEWYGEHLNGLDFVQPGDMELIQQPGDFLGINYYARSIIRATTDASLLQVEQISIEEPVTDIGWEIHPESFYKLLTRIEKDFTRGLPILITENGAAMKDELVNGKIEDIGRQHYIEEHLKACHRFIGEGGQLKGYFVWSFLDNFEWAWGYSKRFGIIHINYDTQERTPKQSALWFKQMMANNGF
- a CDS encoding LacI family DNA-binding transcriptional regulator; protein product: MNIKTIASMAGVSVATVSKIINNYTDISEETRQRVLKIMEETGYRPSSSAKTLATKKSNLVGVIFAGKLNVDFSHPFFVDIINVFKKQIGLLGYDLLFFSNEKFLDNGEDYLARSKYFSVDGCIIIAGDEVEKSVFDLDASPIPCIGVDIELTGASSCYIMSDNQKISMKVVEHFYMNGYRDMGFIGIERPSLVIKEREEAFIASLKRFSLDVRPEWVVYGKDYAAEDGYQVAKAWIQQGNLPKAIFAATDLLAFGAIRAFKESGLRVPEDIAVVGCDDIEACRYTEPPLTTVKQDKQKIGRLAAMVLFDLMNKQMDTKCIKVEPELVIRSSCGAGQHWNHTKVKG
- the glpK gene encoding glycerol kinase GlpK encodes the protein MGKYILSLDQGTTSSRAILFNSEGDVVYSAQREFPQYFPHPGWVEQNANEIWSSILGVIASCLSESGVKANQVAAIGITNQRESVAVWDKNTGVPVYNVLVWQSRQTSDICDELKRQGHEELFHSKTGLLIDPYFSGTKVKWILDHVEGAREKAERGDLLFGTIDSWLIWKLSGGKAHVTDYSNAARTLMYNIYELKWDEELLDILGVPKIMLPEVRPSSEVYAHTVDYHFFGQNVPIAGAAGDQQAALFGQACYEKGMIKNTYGTGCFMLMNTGDQPVESKHGLITTIAWGLEEGKVQYALEGSVFVAGSAIQWLRDGLRMFRDAKDSEPYAARVSSTEGVYLVPAFVGLGSPYWDSEVRGAMFGLTRGTTKEHFIRATLESLAYQTKDVLTAMEIDSGIAVKTLRVDGGAVLNNFLMQFQSDILDATVERPVIHETTALGAACLAGLAIGYWKSTDELRKRVRVETSFAPNMDESTRAGLYEGWKKAVNATMAYK
- a CDS encoding MIP/aquaporin family protein, which codes for MSPYAAEFIGTMILIALGGGVCAGVSLKKSFAHASGWIVVGMGWGLAVAIAVYAVGQISGAHLNPAVTLALAFQGSFPWQDVSGYIVAQLLGAMAGAIIVVLHYWPHWKETEDTAAKLSVFATGPAIDHPFANVLSEMIGTFIFVLALLSFGANSFTDGLKPLIVGFLVVSIGLSLGGTTGYAINPARDFGPRLMHYLLPIPGKGASNWKYAWVPIIGPLLGGSFAGPFYQAVFKGSVTPAFWILLGIIVIVLLITFRMSRTYKNHKTDHKLIA
- a CDS encoding PTS transporter subunit EIIC — encoded protein: MLKFLQKIGKSLMLPVATLPAAGILQGLALINYETDIPFGPVVGGFLNHYVTPFLNEGAGAIFGNLALIFSIGVAIGLAGDAVAALSAVIAYMVLTRILAAVPGIFAYIPDDVKLDMGVLGGIFIGGWSAFLFKKYHNIQLPDWLGFFSGKRFVPMITAFTTMILAILLGMIWSPVQDGIAAFGNWIVGFGGIGSMVFMIANRLLIPLGLHHVLNSIAWFQIGNYTNAAGEVVHGDLTRFFAGDKSAGLFMSGFFPIMMFALPAAALAFIHTAKPEKRKAVASIFIGSALASFLTGITEPLEFSFMFIAPLLYGVHALLTGLSGLVVYLLDVKLGFSFSAGLIDYLVNMKLSTHPLRMIPVGLVFALIYYFLFRFIILKFNLKTPGREDDGEDSLLSEANESVPNKKANATSDTPSSQAGRVLTYLGGSDNILSIDACITRLRLVVKDDKAVNDQALRQLGASGIIRLGNGTLQVIFGTRSEILKDEILRLMS